In the Rhododendron vialii isolate Sample 1 chromosome 2a, ASM3025357v1 genome, GTATTTGATCCATACGTTCTCTTTTTTGTCTCTAATCGgacgaacaaaaaaaataacgtaTTGATTAAGCACTTACCGATATCTAGTTGAACTGATTATTTAAAAGACCCTTAGAATAATATTCTAAACAAATTGAAAGAGTCAAAATATTTGTGCAGGATCTCAAAATAAGTCCTGCACAAGGTGTTGTACAAGTGTTGTACCCATAGCAATTTTGCAAAAAGATAGTCCATGTAACGCCccattttcggacacgttaattaaatcatttctaattgatttaataattcataaaactgatttaagaaataaaattttattaaacagagtttagcagcgaaAATCTTAAATACTTAATTCAAAACAACTTAACTGTCTTACAACCCAATGAAATAAAaacagagtttgacaaatgtgataacacttttggaaattcaaataacaatactttaaattaacagagcttctaagggtagggTATCCATggctcgacaaactccccttcctcagctgggaggtcctcaccctgATACTGATCATCTTGAAGATGATTATGCTCTTCAgtctcttgattacctggcataaaacgccagcccaacggcaccgtaatgagttttgaaactcagtagatagtcccaaccctactaaccccttatTCTACAGTTAGCAGTTCGacgatataaaaaaaattgacaacacacagaaggtacagaataatagcacatcatcctttttctttactatccatcaacttacatgatatctaaggattctctccacgagatccttttcctcccacatccactaactacaaccgtctcatgggtccacccttcctcttgcttatcctgtaccaggATCCTAGGTGAGTTCACCTAAATTATATatctagcatgttctcacttaagaccataacaggaggatcgagtcatcccatgacgcatcgtacattagggtcggacatccctaccactaactataaccgtctcatgggacctattcCCTCTTGACCAAAAGAAGCGAATTTTCCCATGACGCATTATACATTAGCGTCACAACATCTCTCAACAttgggccccattggttacccatttcacacagggccccattggttacccttgccatagcCATGGCTCCAATCAGAATTCACAATCTCGCACCTCAATACTTTATCAATTACCATTTTCCCATTACTTAATATCACCTACGTgaatcactactcgtaaccacctaGTGAACCTAAATCCGACTAGCAAGCATAACATGGTAATTCCAATAACAACTCAATTAATAACATTGTACATTTCAGTGTGAACACAGGCAAAACAATTTATAAGTGCGAATAATTAAACACGTAAAAGTTCGGATTGGCCGATGACTTTTGAAtcatttaaattttattgaacaaaaatgTTACTCTTATTAACTCTGAGGATCTCCGTTTGTAATccttagcattttttttttaactctgaGGATCTCCGTTTGTAATCCTAATGTTACTGTACACATAATATAATAACCTTTAATATAATAATAACCTTCAGTAGGCATATTGATAGCAACTACCAATCTATACATTTTTTTCTCCGTCCATTAAGCTTATCAGTGATGAACTAAAATAGTTTTCTTAATCTTTGACTCTTAGTTactcaattaataaaaaaaaaaaagttgaacttCTTATGTTATAGAAATTATAGTTTCCAATAAATGCCGAGCTTAGTCTTAATCCTTGATGTAGATTAATTACTAATTTACTAGGAAACACATAATATCACATGATCATTTTCCACAGTAATAGTAATTTCTAGTAACTTGTTCCATAAGCCAGTGGTAAATTTTATAAGATGGAAAAAAATCAGTTAATCCATTAATAACAAATTCTAGGGCCGAAATATAAAGAATCATAAGACTAAGGGTTAAAGTGTTATAACCATATCAAGACTTAAGAATCAACCCGTGCATGTACAGTAGCCTTTCGGTTCTTTTTGCAAAACAGAGCATATGAATGCTTCCAAAATTCTGATGCGTGGCTACTATTTCCCCAatcataacttgttaaaatCCACATAAACGGAACAAATATACTTAGGAGGAAGTAGAGGAGCGATTATTCTACCTCGAATCCGGCCGAAAAAGCGATTAATGGGTTCGGTCGATTTTTAGCGATTTGAGAAGATGACGGAATCGAAGGACTTCGGGGCTGCCTCGGAATGAAAGGAAGGTAGGCTgtggatgcttggtgatgtaATGGTTGAttggaaacttgaatttgaTGTGTGGAGTAGTGTTATGTAGAAAcccgtttttctctctctctcctaaagcTCCATGGATGAGaactcaatttctctctctttctctctttttctttctctggaCTAAGTAGCAAAATGGAAAGGACTAATTGTGGACTGATTTTTAGAGGCTAGAGTGTATATAGGGTGAATGTGTGGGGAGGTGGGTGGTGGACGTGGATTAGGATGTAAAGGGGAAGTGGGAGGTTACAAAATTTGCAAAGGAAGTGAGGAATGAATCCTGATTTTCAGCAAGAATGGAAGAGTGGGTGGTTGAGTATAGAAGGGAATTAGAAGGTTTAATTGGACAGAATTTAATTAGGATTTAGTTAGAAAAGATAAAGACAATTATGAATGTATGTATAGTAAAGTGTATATTATTCCGTATTAACATAATCATAttttaactaattaatttaattaatcattgaatttgaatttaacatttcaaattttttttttttataaactacttatttatttatttaaattaggATTGTTACAACTTATCCCCCTTAAcgaaaatttcgtcctcgaaattaaagTATACCTTCCGATGAAAACAGATGCGGGTAGTTGGTGCGCATAGTATCGGCTCGTTCCCAAGTTGACTCTTCTATACCCTGATGTCGCCATAAAATCCTGACAAGTTTGATCGTCTTACCACGGATATTCTTTTCACTATAATCTTGGATCTCGACTGGTTGTTCATCAAAAGTCGTGTCTTCGTTAATTGTGATCTCCTCCCAGTTGAGTATGTGGGAGGGGTGTGACATGTATTTGCGAAGCATAGACACATGAAAAACGTTATGAACTCTGTCAATCTGTGGTGGCAGGGCTAGGCGGTAGGCGACTTCTCCAatcttctccaaaatctcaaatgGTCCGATGTACCGGGGTGATAGTTTCCCCTTCTTTCCAAATCGGATAACTCCTCGTCGTGGCTTGATTTTAACAAATACATGCTCTCCAGCTTGGAAGGACAATGGTCTGGTCCTCTTGTCGGCGTAGCTTTTCTGTCGGCTCTGAGCGGTCAAAAGTCGTTGGCGGATGATTTTGACTTTTTCTGTTGTCTCCCTAACAAGTTCTGGTCCCAAAAGGCTTGACTCTCCTAGCTCGGTCCAACAGATAGGCGATCGGCATGGTCGTCCATATAGGGCTTCGTACGGAGCCATCTCGATACTGGCTTGATAACTATTGTTGTAAGCGAATTCGACCAACGACAAGTGACGTTCCCAATTTCCACCTAAATCTAAGGTACAGGCACGGAGCATATCCTCTAGGGTCTGAATCGTCCTTTCGGTTTGTCCGTCCGTTTGTGGGTGAAAGGCTGTACTCAAACGAAGGtctgttcccaatgctttctgcagACTCTGCCAGAATTTTGACGTGAAACGCGGGTCGCGGTCGGATACAATTGATACTGGTACCCCATGCAGTCGTACAATCTCCTGAATGTAGAGTCTGCTGAACGATTCCATGGTATCTGTCATGCGTACAGGGAGGAAGTGCGCTGATTTGGTCAATCGGTCAACAATTACCCAGACGGCAGTGTTGGATTTAGGTGATCGAGGTAATCCTGTGACGAAGTCCATAgtgatgtgctcccacttccaatcaggtataggtaagggttgaagTGTTCCTCCAGGtttctggtgttcggctttaACTTGCTGACAAGTGAGACACGTGGATACATAAGCTGCTACATCCTTCTTGATTCCGCTCCACCAATATTGACGACGGAGATCTTGGTACATCTTCGTACTTCCTGGATGTACGGCGAAATTGGAATGGTGAAACTCCTTCAGTACTGCTTCTCGAAGTGTACCAATGTCAGGTACAAAAATTCGTTCCTGAAAATGGAGACTCTTGTCGGAGTGAATTGCCCATCCGGCTGATGCGTTTCCAGTTGAGAGTTGGTATCTGATGAAATCACACTCTTGGTCAAAGGTTTGGGCCAACAAAATTTCTCGATGTAAAGCGGGTGtggcaaacaaagcaaaaaggcAGGCTCCTTCTGCTCTTACGGTTGGTTGAAGTCTGAACTCATTAATGGCTTCCATCATTTTCCATTCTCTGATGGCCATACTTGCCACATGTCCTCGAGTTTTGCGACTGAGAGCGTCAGCAACTACATTGGCCTTCCCAGGGTGATAAGACAACGTGAAACTGTAGTCCTCCATGTATTCCATCCACCTCCtttgcctcatattcagctccttctgagtgaatagatacttcaaacttttgtgatcaGTGAACACTTCGAACTGTTCTCCGTACAGATAGTAACGCCAGGACTTAAGGGCAAATACTACTGCTGCCAATTCCAAATCGTGAGTCGGATAATTCTTCTCATGCGGCCTTAGTTGTCGGGATCCATAAGCGATGacctttccattttgcatgagCACAGCTCCCAATCCATCTTTGGATGCGTCACAGTACACTGCATATCCCACATTCCGCTCGGGAATGATTAATATGGGGGCGCTGGTTAATCTCTTCTTGAGCTCTTGGAACGATTTCTCACATGCTTCATTCCATTCAAACTTGACCCCTTTCTGGGTCAGTCGCGTCATTGGTTTCCCCAAAATTGAGAAATCTTGAATGAACCTTCTATAGTAGCCAGCTAATCCTAAGAAACTCCTAATCTCAAACACTGTTGATGGCCGTTTCCAGTCCATGACAGCTTCTACTTTGCTGTTATCCACAGAGATTCCTTTCTCTGACACCACGTGTCCTAGGAATTTGACTTCTGTCATCCAAAATTCGCATTTGCTAGCCTTTGCGTATAATTGATTATCCCGAAGTACTTGCAGTACGATTCTCAAATGCTCCTCGTGTTCCTTCTCAGTTGGCGAGTACACCAAAATATCGTCaatgaacactaccacaaatTTGTCCAAGTATGGCGTGAAAATTTTGTTCATCAGACACATGAAAACGGCAGGAGCGTTGgttagcccaaatggcatcaccACAAATTCATAGTGGCCATAACGGGTTCGAAAAGCCGTCTTGGGTATGTCACTGTCTCTAACTCGCAGCTGATGGTATCCAGACCGTAGATCGATCTTTGAAAAGCAAGTTGATCCTCTcagttgatcaaacaagtcatcgATTCTAGGTAAAGGATAACGATTCTTGATTGTGACTCTATTGAGTTGGCGATAGTCGATGCAGAGTCTgagtgttccttctttctttttgacaaaTAAAGCAGGGGCTCCCCATGGTGATGTACTGGGTCGGATAAAACCTTTGTCCATTAATTCTTGTAGCTGAGTCTTCAACTCTCGTAGTTCCGCTGGTGCCATCCTATATGGTGCCATGGATATTGGTGCCGTACCTGGTTGCAACTCGATTGTGAAATCCAAGTCTCGATGTGGCGGTAGTCCAGGTAATTCCTCGGGAAACACGTCCTCGTACTCACACACAATGTGAGGGAGACCAAGTTCCATACGATTTGTCTCCTCGAGCTTGAGGCTTGCTAGCCAGccagaaagcttatcatgccaccTCGATCGGTGCGTGGTTATAGCAGAGGGGTCTTGTTtatcccccttaaatttgaAACACGTACCGTCTGGTGAACACGCTGTCACCATTTTTCGATGGCAATCTATGACAGCGCAATGcgcggataaccaatccattccaaGTATGACATCAAAGTCTGTCATGTCGATTACTCGTAGGTCAACAGTTAATCTCAAGGTAGATACTTCTAATTCGCACCCCTTACAAATTAACCCCACAGAAATTTTACCACCTAATGGTGAGGTCACATGCATCGTCGTCCCTAGAGGTTCTGTTTCTAGTCCAAGAGTAGAGACACATGGAGCAGATATGAAAGAGTGCGAAGCTCCTGAATCGAATAATGCTTGAATACAAGTGCTATATAGTATAAGAGTACCTTGAATCACCGACGGGTTATACTCCTCCTCAGTATCTTGCTCAGTGCCTTGTAGAGCAAAGACTCTGCCTCCTGTTGGCTTGTTCTGTCCGCCTGCATTGTTCTGAAAAGGACGAGATTGTTGCTGATTCCATCCGATCTTCTGTTGGTTCGGATTAACCGGATTCTGGTTCCCAAACCCTGACGGCCGAGCCTGAAATTGCTGCTGTCCCCCTTGCCCAAAATTCCCAGATCCAACAAGTTTTGGGCAGTTGTTCCTGAAATGGCCTTCTTGGTTGCAGTTGAAACACCTGCGATTATAAGATGCCTGAGGtaaattttggttttgatttggatTAGCGTTGGAGTTCTTCCAGGTTTGAGGGATTTGCTGTAGAGGGCGAGGGTTGTTCTGGTAATAAGGTGTTTGAGCAACAACAGTCTTGTTGTGGTTTGTTCGGATTGGTCCTCCAACTGATGGACCATTCTTCTTTTGCGCCTCCCATGTTGACTTTGAATCAGATTTCTCACGTTCCATCATAAGTGCACATCTCACCACCTGTGCATAGGTGGGGTACTCATGAGAAACCACACTAGTACGAATAGAGTGGGACAGACCCCATTCGAACTTCCTTGCCTTTGCATCATCGGTGGGTACTATGGTAGTAGCATGACGTGCGAGTTCTTCAAAACGGGCAGCATACTGGGTTACTGTCAGAGTACGCTGCTTCAAGTCCATAAATTCCTGGGCCATGGCTTGCTTCACAGGTGCTGGGAAGTATTTTTCGAGAAAAAGGTTTTCAAGCATCCGCCAGGTCATAGTTGTCACATTATGAGTGGTCTTAATCAAATCCCACCAATGATCTGCTTCCCCTTGCATCTGAAATGTTGCTAAGGCAATGCGATCACCCGCATTCGTCACATTAAGTACTTCCAGGTACTTGGAGATTTGTTTGATCCATGCTTCTGCAGCACTAGGGTTTGTTTCCCCATAAAAGATCGGAGGGCGACGTTTGCAGAATGCATCCAAAAGTTGATCTCTACTCCTGATTAGAGGTCcacgttgttgttgttgtggctGTTGAGAgttagcagcagcagcagcaacaaatgCTTGCATCAGTTGAATTAAGTCTGGCTGTCCTCCTTGCCCATTTGGTTGTGGTCCGCCATTTTGTccatcgtttgtgtgggacccgtgtcgtgtttccaccatctatatataaatatatatatgaattttttttttttaagggggtTTTCTGTTTTCATACTTAGTGAGCATTATAAAGCGACAAATGTAATAACATCAATGTGacaaaagtcaaattttttttttattactggAATAAAGTACATGAGTCCTACTACCAgctagaaataaataaataaataaataaaaacttagaacatgatgaaaaggaaacaatactACTGTCTAGAAAgaacaataaacaaataaagaaagtcAGACTACTATGTCACCCTACTCAATAGTTCAAGACTACATTCTCCTTACCAATCCTCAAAACTACCCTAATTTCTCCTCATCTAGTCGTCGAAAAAATTCGAATAGTGCCTTCTCATCATACTCTCAGGCTCCAAAGTTTGCTCGGTAACACCGTAGCACTCCCAAGTCACAGTCCACTGCGGGTCGTTTTGATGTTCATTGGGACCAACTACATTTTGCATGTGGATTGGTGTTTCGACGTATTCTCGGTGATCATTATAATCCACCCCTGCAGGTACGATGCGACTGTCATCTCTCGGGCGACGATTGGTAATAAGTGTGTATAGGAAGTACTCCGAGTAATGCTCCGCAAATCTCGGTGGTACTGCTACTCGATAGTAATCCTGTTGGCGAGGAGACAAGACTCGTACTGGTCCTAAGTAAAATGGTTGTGCCTTGCGTTTCCAGGGACAAGGGTACAGCGGAGCTAATTCCACAAACACATAAGTGTTAGTGGCAAAAACTGAGGGCTCAAGATTATCAACTTCACTCTCCAGATCTTCCTCCTCTggggctggtggtggtggtggcggtatCGGTACTATTGGCTCCGGGTGCATTAGCCTCCATTGTAGTTCATCTTCCCAATTGACTGGTGCATCGATTGGGACCAACCAACTGTCATCGTCCTCCTCATTGGGGGACAACCAACCCTCATTGTCCTCTCCCTCTTCCATGTCCTCGTCAACCTCATCTTCCTCAGCAGAGCTAATCTGGTTCTGATCTTCCTCTAGGAATGGTGGTTCCTCagggtcttcttcttcttcactaaCATATTCTGGGGGTGTCCTTTGAATTTCATGGCTAACAGGGGTCGGGGCGGCAGTGCCTTGAAAATGGGCATTGTTAGGATTGGTGTAATATGAATAGTAAGGATCATCTTCCATACGAAATCCTGGTATTGACCTCAAGACCCTcagaatctctctctcattagCGGCTACCCTTTGCGGACCCCAATCCTGTGAATGATGTACCCTCCTTCGGCAAAACAAATTAGCTGTACACCATTGGTACTGAGCATAAAGGAGAGGGAAATCTGTTGGAACATACGGATCCTCGAATGAAAAGTCAGGCCCTATGCGTCCTAGAAGGTCTCGCAGCCTCGTCCACTCATCAGCTAGTTGTGCACAGTATACTGGGtccatctacaaaaaaaaaaaaaaatagctataATTAGATTTAGGGTTAAGTAGCGcattttacaaattaaaaaaaaaaaaattttaacacTTCAAGTTATTCTCTTAGTGTGACGTTCTATCCAATCTACCCAAGGTCGGAGGGTTtgaacctggctctgataccaaattgtaacgccccattttcggacacgttaattaaatcatttctaattgatttaataattcataaaactgatttaagaaataaaattttattaaacagagtttagcagcgaaAATCTTAAATACTTAATTCAAAACAACTTAACTGTCTTACAACCCAATGAAATAAAaacagagtttgacaaatgtgataacacttttgaaaattcaaataacaatactttaaattaacagagcttctaagggtagggTATCCATggctcgacaaactccccttcctcagctgggaggtcctcaccctgATACTGATCATCTTGAAGATGATTCTGCTCTTCAgtctcttgattacctggcataaaacgccagcccaacggcaccgtaatgagttttgaaactcagtagatagtcccaaccctactaaccccttatTCTACAGTTAGCAGTTCgacgaaataaaaaaaattgacaacacacagaaggtacagaataatagcacatcatcctttttctttactatccatcaacttacatgatatctaaggattctctccacgagatccttttcctcccacatccactaactacaaccgtctcatgggtccacccttcctcttgcttatcctgtaccaggATCCTAGGTGAGTTCACCTAAATTATATat is a window encoding:
- the LOC131317531 gene encoding uncharacterized protein LOC131317531 codes for the protein MQAFVAAAAANSQQPQQQQRGPLIRSRDQLLDAFCKRRPPIFYGETNPSAAEAWIKQISKYLEVLNVTNAGDRIALATFQMQGEADHWWDLIKTTHNVTTMTWRMLENLFLEKYFPAPVKQAMAQEFMDLKQRTLTVTQYAARFEELARHATTIVPTDDAKARKFEWGLSHSIRTSVVSHEYPTYAQVVRCALMMEREKSDSKSTWEAQKKNGPSVGGPIRTNHNKTVVAQTPYYQNNPRPLQQIPQTWKNSNANPNQNQNLPQASYNRRCFNCNQEGHFRNNCPKLVGSGNFGQGGQQQFQARPSGFGNQNPVNPNQQKIGWNQQQSRPFQNNAGGQNKPTGGRVFALQGTEQDTEEEYNPSVIQGTLILYSTCIQALFDSGASHSFISAPCVSTLGLETEPLGTTMHVTSPLGGKISVGLICKGCELEVSTLRLTVDLRVIDMTDFDVILGMDWLSAHCAVIDCHRKMVTACSPDGTCFKFKGDKQDPSAITTHRSRWHDKLSGWLASLKLEETNRMELGLPHIVCEYEDVFPEELPGLPPHRDLDFTIELQPGTAPISMAPYRMAPAELRELKTQLQELMDKGFIRPSTSPWGAPALFVKKKEGTLRLCIDYRQLNRVTIKNRYPLPRIDDLFDQLRGSTCFSKIDLRSGYHQLRVRDSDIPKTAFRTRYGHYEFVVMPFGLTNAPAVFMCLMNKIFTPYLDKFVVVFIDDILVYSPTEKEHEEHLRIVLQVLRDNQLYAKASKCEFWMTEVKFLGHVVSEKGISVDNSKVEAVMDWKRPSTVFEIRSFLGLAGYYRRFIQDFSILGKPMTRLTQKGVKFEWNEACEKSFQELKKRLTSAPILIIPERNANVVADALSRKTRGHVAKDMLRACTLDLGGNWERHLSLVEFAYNNSYQASIEMAPYEALYGRPCRSPICWTELGESSLLGPELVRETTEKVKIIRQRLLTAQSRQKSYADKRTRPLSFQAGEHVFVKIKPRRGVIRFGKKGKLSPRYIGPFEILEKIGEVAYRLALPPQIDRVHNVFHVSMLRKYMSHPSHILNWEEITINEDTTFDEQPVEIQDYSEKNIRGKTIKLVRILWRHQGIEESTWERADTMRTNYPHLFSSEGIL